In Candidatus Neomarinimicrobiota bacterium, one DNA window encodes the following:
- a CDS encoding orotate phosphoribosyltransferase, with amino-acid sequence MDISSMMEETGAVLKGHFQLTSGRHSDVYLEKFRLLEQPDIVNEIGRQMAKAVEGINVDVVLGAAVGGILISSATANAFGKKGIFAERVNGELTLRRGFELASGDRVLVVEDIVTTGGSVLELLNIVKSCGAQPAAVVCLTDRTADGIDFECPTKALVKFPAVSWDPETCPLCEQNEPLTSRGRTGK; translated from the coding sequence ATGGATATTAGCAGTATGATGGAAGAAACCGGAGCGGTGCTTAAAGGTCACTTTCAGCTCACCTCTGGAAGACACAGCGATGTCTATCTGGAGAAATTTCGCCTTTTGGAGCAGCCTGATATTGTGAACGAAATCGGAAGACAAATGGCCAAAGCTGTTGAGGGAATTAATGTGGATGTTGTTCTCGGCGCTGCTGTTGGTGGTATTTTAATAAGTAGTGCCACAGCAAACGCTTTCGGAAAAAAGGGGATTTTTGCCGAGCGGGTGAATGGTGAGCTGACATTACGGAGAGGATTTGAACTTGCTTCCGGTGATCGGGTATTGGTGGTGGAAGATATTGTTACTACCGGTGGATCGGTGCTGGAACTTCTGAATATTGTGAAATCTTGCGGCGCTCAGCCTGCAGCTGTCGTCTGCCTTACAGACAGGACTGCCGATGGCATTGATTTTGAATGTCCCACAAAGGCTTTGGTTAAGTTCCCAGCTGTTTCTTGGGATCCGGAAACCTGCCCACTATGTGAACAGAACGAACCATTAACTTCGAGAGGAAGAACTGGTAAATGA